The Thiothrix subterranea genome has a segment encoding these proteins:
- a CDS encoding response regulator, translating to MLENQNFWLEIVKIIPSFLWVIGAFIALFLWYDLHSRQTLAGYYTQQGQDTASDLRYVERAFEDVLKVAHKNPHWHVEVADTDKTQMVQRLRRNRDVLRERRVLWLDDRPDTLANEIRLFQQLGVEVETVTAVGDALGHLRMGHFDLLISDIARPDGQANGLATLQTLHDHYPALPALFYVGNFNAQDGVPLGAFGITNRPDELLHLVLDIVERKPPRIEIL from the coding sequence ATGTTGGAAAATCAGAACTTTTGGCTGGAAATCGTCAAAATCATCCCGTCTTTTTTATGGGTCATCGGCGCATTTATCGCGCTGTTTTTGTGGTATGACCTGCATTCACGCCAAACGCTGGCGGGTTATTACACGCAGCAAGGGCAGGATACGGCGAGCGATTTACGCTACGTGGAACGGGCATTTGAGGATGTTCTCAAAGTTGCACACAAAAATCCGCATTGGCATGTGGAGGTGGCAGACACCGATAAAACCCAAATGGTACAACGCTTGCGCCGCAATCGGGATGTGTTGCGCGAACGGCGCGTGCTGTGGCTGGATGATCGCCCCGATACGCTGGCTAACGAAATCCGTTTGTTCCAACAATTGGGTGTGGAAGTCGAAACGGTGACGGCGGTGGGCGATGCGCTAGGGCATTTGCGCATGGGGCATTTCGATTTGCTGATCTCGGATATTGCTCGCCCTGACGGGCAAGCGAATGGCTTGGCGACCTTGCAAACGCTGCACGATCATTACCCCGCGCTACCGGCGTTGTTTTACGTGGGCAATTTCAATGCGCAGGATGGCGTGCCGTTGGGCGCATTTGGCATCACCAATCGCCCCGATGAATTGCTGCATCTGGTGTTGGATATTGTCGAACGCAAACCGCCGCGCATTGAGATTTTATAG
- a CDS encoding Dps family protein, giving the protein MDINIGIPNDQRQAIADGLSRLLADTYTLYLKTHNYHWNVTGPMFNTLHLMFETQYTELALAVDLVAERIRALGYPAPGTYAAYSKLSSIQEEEGVPKANEMIRKLVEGQEAVVRTARSIFPLVDAAGDEPTADLLTQRMQIHEKNAWMLRSMLE; this is encoded by the coding sequence ATGGACATCAATATCGGCATCCCCAACGACCAACGCCAAGCGATTGCTGACGGGCTTTCACGTTTGTTAGCAGACACTTACACCCTGTATCTGAAAACCCACAATTATCACTGGAACGTGACCGGGCCGATGTTCAATACCTTGCATCTCATGTTCGAGACGCAATACACCGAACTCGCACTCGCGGTGGATTTGGTGGCAGAGCGCATCCGCGCGTTGGGCTACCCCGCGCCCGGCACGTATGCGGCTTACAGCAAACTCTCCTCGATCCAAGAAGAAGAGGGCGTACCCAAAGCGAATGAGATGATCCGCAAATTGGTGGAAGGTCAGGAGGCGGTAGTGCGTACTGCTCGCAGTATTTTTCCACTGGTCGATGCGGCAGGCGACGAACCCACCGCCGATCTATTGACCCAGCGGATGCAAATCCACGAAAAGAATGCGTGGATGTTACGCAGCATGTTGGAATGA
- a CDS encoding sulfite exporter TauE/SafE family protein, translating into MEVWQYATATAIVVLAYFIRGIAGFGSGLVAVPLLALFLPLTFVVPLILLLDFTASLVMGGLDLKRVQWREVGMLIPFSLIGVIVGTQLLVNLPLTPMLLILAAFIFVFAVRSLLNLKGEKPVSAWWAIPASFTGGTVGGLFGTGGPPYVIYLNHRIQDKTLLRATFSALFFIEGAVRIATFFIAGLLMAQTVWWNALFALPVMLGALWVGGHVHTGLTQTHMTRLIGVLLLLASVSLTLKALN; encoded by the coding sequence ATGGAAGTCTGGCAGTATGCCACTGCGACGGCGATTGTGGTGCTGGCGTATTTTATTCGCGGCATTGCGGGGTTTGGGTCAGGCTTGGTTGCCGTGCCATTGTTGGCGTTATTTTTGCCATTAACGTTTGTTGTGCCGCTGATTTTGCTGCTGGATTTCACTGCGTCGCTGGTGATGGGCGGGTTGGATTTGAAACGGGTGCAATGGCGTGAAGTCGGCATGTTGATTCCGTTTAGCTTAATCGGGGTGATTGTTGGCACGCAATTGTTGGTGAATTTACCGCTTACGCCAATGTTGCTGATCTTGGCGGCGTTTATCTTCGTGTTTGCGGTGCGCAGTTTGTTGAATTTGAAGGGTGAAAAGCCGGTGTCGGCGTGGTGGGCAATACCGGCTTCGTTCACGGGTGGCACGGTGGGCGGGCTGTTTGGTACAGGCGGGCCACCGTATGTGATTTATTTGAATCACCGGATTCAGGATAAGACGCTGTTGCGGGCAACGTTTTCGGCACTGTTTTTCATCGAAGGCGCGGTGCGGATTGCGACATTTTTTATAGCGGGTTTACTGATGGCGCAAACGGTGTGGTGGAATGCGTTGTTTGCGTTGCCTGTGATGTTGGGGGCATTGTGGGTAGGCGGTCATGTGCACACGGGGTTGACGCAAACGCACATGACGCGCCTGATTGGGGTGTTGTTGTTGCTGGCGAGCGTGTCGCTGACATTAAAGGCGTTGAATTAA
- the hisI gene encoding phosphoribosyl-AMP cyclohydrolase encodes MTLTETLDSLKYNSDGLIPAIAQQFDTHEVLMMAWMNRESIAETLETGRVCYWSRSRNKFWRKGESSGQMQVLKEFRIDCDADTILLLVDQTGPACHTGRRSCFYNKVEGDQVIIDREVLIDPKTLYA; translated from the coding sequence ATGACGTTAACTGAAACCCTCGACTCCCTCAAATACAACAGCGATGGCTTGATCCCTGCGATTGCCCAGCAATTCGACACCCACGAAGTGCTGATGATGGCGTGGATGAACCGTGAAAGTATCGCAGAAACGCTGGAAACCGGGCGCGTTTGCTATTGGTCACGGTCGCGCAATAAGTTCTGGCGCAAGGGTGAATCGTCGGGGCAGATGCAGGTGTTGAAGGAATTCCGTATCGACTGTGATGCGGACACGATTCTGCTGCTGGTCGATCAGACGGGGCCTGCGTGCCATACCGGACGGCGTTCGTGCTTTTACAATAAAGTGGAAGGCGATCAGGTGATTATTGACCGTGAAGTGTTGATTGACCCTAAGACGCTGTACGCCTGA
- a CDS encoding glutathione S-transferase family protein, translated as MITLYQFNSCPFCWKVKAFLNYTKIPYDVVEVTPFGMKELDFTDHKKVPVLKDDAEIVVESSAIVRYLNDNYAHLLPAPQDDEWLTWVDNTLVHYLPPLMHPNIGKSFKNLGLVMTGGKDGAVKRFFVRLVGAMVMPRVANKMKLKHSIQNPAAEFQTALAHWVDKGLAGKDFYAGEQPGLVDTSVFGVLRSAQGMGILEAAAVTNPAFGRWYEACRGMMGA; from the coding sequence ATGATAACCCTGTACCAATTCAATTCCTGCCCGTTTTGCTGGAAAGTAAAAGCCTTCCTCAACTACACCAAAATCCCGTATGACGTGGTGGAAGTGACCCCGTTTGGGATGAAAGAGCTGGATTTTACCGATCACAAAAAAGTTCCCGTGCTGAAAGATGACGCGGAAATCGTGGTCGAATCCAGTGCGATTGTGCGTTACCTGAACGACAACTACGCACATTTGTTGCCTGCGCCGCAGGATGACGAATGGCTGACGTGGGTAGATAACACGCTGGTGCATTACTTGCCACCGTTGATGCACCCCAATATCGGCAAATCCTTTAAAAACTTAGGGTTGGTGATGACGGGCGGGAAGGATGGCGCGGTTAAGCGTTTCTTCGTGCGGCTGGTCGGTGCAATGGTGATGCCGCGTGTCGCCAATAAAATGAAGCTGAAACACAGTATTCAGAATCCTGCTGCTGAGTTTCAGACTGCTTTAGCGCATTGGGTTGATAAGGGTTTGGCTGGCAAAGACTTTTACGCGGGTGAACAACCGGGTTTGGTGGATACCAGCGTGTTTGGCGTGTTGCGTTCCGCGCAAGGCATGGGGATTTTGGAAGCTGCCGCTGTGACGAATCCCGCGTTTGGGCGGTGGTATGAGGCGTGTCGGGGGATGATGGGGGCGTAA
- a CDS encoding AAA family ATPase, which translates to MIRFPYGISNFQSIRTEDNLYLDRTQHIRSLEAAGKQLVFLRPRRFGKSLLLSTLANYYDVKTADQFETLFGGLEVGSNPTPEHNRYLILRWDFSKVSAQGNIDDIKNSLFKHLNVSIKGFIHHYAALLQEKVEVEPDALASFQSLCNSVSSSGQQLYLLIDEYDNFANEVLVRDPHNSQRYQDLLEGEGILKSVFKIIKGSAAEGRIGRVFITGVSPLVLADMTSGYNVATDISHDEDYSNLCGIAPTELQDLVQTVVGQCGQSVEQAQEILSTLREFYNGYRFCSNLNHPSVYNPTLCFYFLRHYQRHCTAPRQMLDGNLMMDASRIRYLASQPSGTGVVERILDEESTITLDILETRFGVEKLADLQQDESYLLSLLYYFGVLTIVDTDILGKLTLGIPNLVTRALYVDELRQRILPAPKERHAVAAMAEKFYQSAELQPLADYLEKKYFAAFNNRDYAWSNELTIKTAFLTLLFNDIYYVVDSETALQRRYADLVLVIRPSMRQYPTLKDIVLEFKYLSLSDLKLSGEQVRAQSRETLAQLPAVQTALHDALQQLQHYRAVLAEKYREPERLRCLAVVSLGFDRVVWQEA; encoded by the coding sequence ATGATCCGCTTTCCTTACGGTATCAGTAATTTTCAGAGCATCCGTACCGAGGACAATCTGTACCTTGATCGCACTCAGCATATCCGTTCGTTAGAAGCGGCGGGCAAGCAATTGGTTTTCCTGCGTCCGCGCCGTTTTGGTAAATCCCTGCTGCTGTCTACGCTGGCGAATTATTACGATGTTAAGACGGCTGATCAATTTGAAACCCTGTTTGGAGGACTGGAAGTCGGGAGTAACCCAACTCCCGAACACAATCGTTACCTGATCTTGCGCTGGGATTTTTCCAAAGTATCCGCGCAGGGCAACATTGATGACATTAAAAACAGTTTGTTTAAACACCTGAATGTGTCAATAAAAGGCTTTATTCATCATTATGCGGCGTTGTTGCAGGAGAAAGTGGAGGTTGAACCCGACGCACTCGCGTCTTTCCAGTCTCTGTGCAATAGCGTTAGCAGCAGTGGTCAACAGCTTTACCTGCTGATCGACGAATACGACAATTTCGCCAATGAAGTGCTGGTACGTGACCCGCACAACAGCCAGCGTTATCAGGACTTGCTGGAAGGTGAGGGTATCCTCAAATCGGTATTCAAAATCATCAAAGGCAGTGCTGCCGAGGGCAGAATCGGGCGGGTATTCATTACGGGCGTGTCGCCCTTAGTATTGGCGGATATGACCAGCGGTTATAACGTTGCTACTGACATTTCCCATGACGAAGATTACAGTAACTTGTGCGGTATCGCGCCCACTGAATTACAAGACTTGGTACAAACCGTGGTCGGGCAGTGTGGACAAAGCGTCGAACAAGCCCAAGAAATTCTCAGTACCCTGCGCGAGTTTTACAATGGCTACCGTTTTTGCAGTAATCTCAATCACCCCAGCGTCTATAACCCCACGCTGTGCTTCTATTTTTTGCGCCATTACCAACGCCACTGCACCGCGCCGCGCCAAATGCTCGACGGCAATCTGATGATGGATGCCTCACGTATCCGCTACCTTGCCAGCCAGCCTAGCGGCACGGGTGTGGTAGAGCGTATTCTCGATGAAGAAAGCACCATCACGCTGGATATTCTCGAAACCCGTTTCGGTGTGGAAAAACTCGCCGATCTGCAACAGGATGAAAGTTATTTGCTGTCGCTGTTGTACTACTTCGGGGTGTTGACGATTGTGGATACCGATATTCTGGGAAAGCTGACGCTGGGCATTCCCAACCTCGTGACCCGCGCGTTGTACGTGGATGAATTGCGTCAGCGCATCCTGCCTGCCCCGAAGGAGCGTCACGCGGTGGCGGCTATGGCAGAAAAGTTCTACCAATCCGCTGAACTCCAGCCGCTGGCAGATTATCTGGAAAAAAAATACTTCGCCGCTTTCAATAACCGTGATTATGCGTGGAGCAATGAACTCACCATCAAAACGGCGTTTTTGACCCTGCTATTCAACGACATCTATTATGTGGTGGATTCCGAAACCGCGCTGCAACGCCGCTATGCTGATCTGGTACTGGTGATCCGCCCCAGTATGCGCCAATACCCCACCCTGAAAGACATTGTGCTGGAATTCAAATACCTATCACTAAGCGACCTCAAACTCAGCGGTGAGCAAGTACGCGCCCAATCCCGCGAAACCTTGGCACAACTGCCAGCGGTACAAACAGCGCTGCACGACGCGCTACAGCAATTGCAGCACTACCGCGCCGTGTTGGCAGAAAAATACCGCGAGCCGGAACGTTTGCGCTGTCTCGCGGTGGTATCGTTGGGTTTTGATCGCGTGGTTTGGCAGGAAGCTTAA
- a CDS encoding gamma-butyrobetaine hydroxylase-like domain-containing protein, which translates to MTPLDITLNQKTRELLITWPGDEVHALSCEYLRVNSPSAEVRGHGPGQEKLQIGKENVNIKGIEPVGHYAIQLTFDDNHDSGIYDWNLLYELGKNMEQNWVEYLAKLDAAGYTRKLPGQVI; encoded by the coding sequence ATGACACCACTTGATATTACCCTGAACCAGAAAACCCGTGAATTGCTGATTACTTGGCCGGGCGATGAAGTCCACGCGCTGAGTTGCGAATACTTGCGGGTCAATTCACCGTCGGCTGAAGTGCGCGGGCATGGGCCTGGGCAAGAAAAGCTGCAAATCGGCAAGGAAAACGTGAATATCAAGGGCATTGAGCCAGTGGGACATTACGCTATTCAGTTGACCTTTGATGACAACCACGACAGCGGGATTTACGACTGGAACTTGCTGTATGAGCTGGGCAAAAACATGGAACAGAACTGGGTGGAATATCTGGCGAAGCTAGATGCTGCGGGGTATACGCGCAAATTGCCGGGGCAGGTTATTTAA